A section of the Pediococcus inopinatus genome encodes:
- a CDS encoding PTS glucitol/sorbitol transporter subunit IIA: MMITSEVTEIGPNAIVESDPIAILFGPEATNNLKDVAVIQKFDVRHPEFNLRRGSQISIRNHTYTVTFCGKLVNANLQGVGHVTLCFSAIPETPLESAIYLSPEKFPGFTVGDKIIYTFK, translated from the coding sequence ATGATGATTACATCTGAGGTTACAGAAATAGGGCCAAATGCTATTGTAGAAAGTGATCCAATCGCCATTTTATTCGGTCCAGAGGCAACGAACAATCTTAAGGATGTTGCTGTGATTCAAAAATTTGATGTGCGTCATCCTGAATTTAATTTAAGACGTGGTTCACAAATTAGTATTCGCAACCATACTTATACAGTTACCTTCTGTGGTAAATTGGTTAATGCAAATTTGCAGGGAGTGGGTCACGTCACACTTTGTTTTTCCGCAATTCCCGAAACGCCTCTTGAAAGCGCAATTTATCTGTCGCCTGAGAAATTTCCTGGATTTACAGTTGGCGATAAAATAATTTATACATTTAAATGA
- a CDS encoding lactonase family protein — translation MKESFFVGTYTKKTSHGVYKMSLDTETNALSQADLVAEIGNPTYLAKSKHNFLYTVDQKNADGGVAVIDLNTKPAIVVQHAVTPGNSPAYVAVDEHRQLLYSSNYHLATVTVYKIAADGTLSQTDVVTHSGKGPKPEQADGAHVHFSDLTPDNRLVVCDLGTDEVYTYDVSDEGKLTEVTRYKTKAGFGPRHIVFSKHGSTAYLAGELGSAVEVLTYDQQNGKFSHLQTISTIPSTWDAHNGAAAIKISQDDKFLYVSNRGYNSLAVFAISSDGSLKLIQNISVEGDFPRDFALDPTEKFIVCANQNTDNLTLFSRSKENGKLTLLEKDVALPEGVCVVFE, via the coding sequence TTGAAAGAATCATTTTTCGTTGGTACTTATACAAAAAAAACAAGTCATGGTGTTTATAAAATGTCTTTAGACACCGAAACAAACGCATTAAGCCAAGCTGATTTAGTGGCTGAGATTGGCAATCCGACTTATCTAGCAAAATCTAAACATAATTTTCTCTACACAGTCGATCAAAAAAATGCAGATGGTGGAGTTGCTGTCATCGACCTTAACACCAAACCTGCAATAGTTGTTCAACATGCTGTAACTCCCGGAAATTCACCGGCTTATGTGGCAGTTGATGAGCATCGACAACTTCTTTACAGTTCAAATTACCATTTAGCAACTGTGACTGTTTATAAAATTGCAGCCGATGGTACCCTCAGCCAAACAGATGTGGTTACCCATTCTGGTAAAGGGCCAAAACCGGAACAAGCTGATGGTGCCCATGTCCATTTTAGCGATTTGACACCTGACAATCGATTAGTAGTTTGTGATTTAGGAACCGATGAAGTATATACGTATGACGTTTCTGACGAAGGAAAGCTCACTGAAGTGACCCGCTATAAAACCAAAGCTGGCTTTGGCCCTCGCCACATTGTTTTTTCAAAACATGGCTCAACTGCGTATCTAGCTGGAGAACTCGGCAGTGCTGTTGAGGTTTTAACTTATGACCAACAAAACGGCAAATTCTCACATTTGCAAACAATCAGCACGATTCCTTCCACTTGGGACGCACATAACGGGGCAGCTGCAATCAAAATTAGTCAAGATGATAAATTTCTGTACGTCTCTAATCGTGGTTACAATTCCTTGGCAGTTTTTGCAATCAGCTCAGATGGTTCTTTGAAACTAATTCAAAATATTTCTGTTGAAGGCGATTTTCCGCGTGACTTTGCCTTAGATCCAACGGAAAAATTCATCGTTTGTGCTAACCAAAATACCGATAATTTAACCCTGTTCTCTCGATCAAAAGAAAACGGAAAACTTACCTTATTGGAAAAAGATGTTGCTTTACCCGAAGGCGTTTGTGTTGTGTTTGAATAA
- a CDS encoding copper homeostasis protein CutC, which produces MIIKEVALENFTNVPKAIHAGANRIELCDNLAVGGTTVSKGVMAETQKYANEHHIPVMAMIRPRGGDFVYTDTELKIMETDVFQAQELGMDGVVFGALNADGSLDTDALEMLIAAAGGMQITFHMAFDAIPKAKQAESIDWLADAGIDRILTHGGALDTPLASHYADLKQTIANAHQRLIILPGGGITSDNLTEVTNELGVFEAHGSKIVGKLEN; this is translated from the coding sequence ATGATAATTAAAGAAGTAGCCTTAGAAAATTTCACGAATGTTCCTAAAGCCATTCATGCTGGCGCCAATCGGATTGAGCTTTGCGATAATCTCGCTGTCGGAGGGACTACGGTCAGCAAAGGCGTTATGGCAGAAACCCAAAAATATGCCAATGAACATCACATCCCCGTAATGGCGATGATCCGCCCCCGTGGTGGAGACTTCGTTTATACGGACACGGAACTAAAGATTATGGAAACTGACGTATTTCAGGCACAAGAACTTGGTATGGATGGCGTTGTCTTTGGAGCTTTAAATGCAGATGGTAGTTTGGATACTGATGCTCTTGAAATGCTGATTGCGGCCGCCGGTGGCATGCAAATTACCTTTCATATGGCGTTTGATGCCATTCCAAAAGCAAAACAAGCCGAATCCATTGACTGGCTTGCTGATGCTGGAATCGATCGGATTTTAACCCATGGGGGCGCCTTAGACACGCCTCTCGCCAGTCATTATGCTGATCTAAAGCAAACCATTGCAAACGCCCATCAACGTTTAATTATATTACCAGGTGGTGGCATTACATCAGATAATTTAACTGAAGTTACTAACGAGTTAGGCGTTTTTGAAGCTCATGGTAGTAAAATAGTCGGTAAACTTGAAAATTAA
- a CDS encoding AI-2E family transporter translates to MKTEKDSWRSWFTKLVLNNRLIVNLMIVLLFLLIIFVFSKVTWFFQPISDFVDIVGFPVVLAGVLFYLFNPLVDRLERKYHVNRVWTITGLFVIVVLLIVLAVVSLIPVIRNQATDFLKNWPDYWNHLVNQMDKWLNDPRFGQFQKELEELSKSAVSSFSSWFSNAANHTFTSVGGVISSVTKIVVGLITMPFILFYLLKDGHRLPKYLAHFLPIRKRTGFIQILDEVNGKVSGYIRGQLIVAFCVAIMFFIGYLVIGLKFALTLGIAAGVLNLIPYLGSFLAMIPSLVLAAFISPWMLVKVLIVFAIEQTIEGRILSPLILGTNLAIHPVTILIVLLASGRMFGVLGVIFGIPVYAVSKVLLTHLFHWYKQQNGGYEKSD, encoded by the coding sequence TTGAAGACAGAAAAGGATTCGTGGCGCTCATGGTTCACAAAACTAGTTTTAAATAACCGACTTATTGTTAATCTCATGATTGTGTTACTATTTTTATTAATTATTTTCGTATTTTCAAAAGTCACTTGGTTTTTCCAACCAATCAGTGATTTTGTCGATATTGTAGGTTTTCCGGTTGTGTTAGCAGGTGTATTATTCTATTTATTTAATCCGCTTGTTGATCGTCTAGAACGAAAGTATCATGTTAACCGGGTATGGACGATTACTGGTTTATTTGTGATTGTGGTGTTACTCATCGTTTTAGCTGTGGTTTCCTTGATTCCAGTTATTCGAAATCAAGCAACCGATTTTTTGAAAAACTGGCCAGATTATTGGAATCATTTGGTTAATCAGATGGATAAGTGGTTGAATGATCCCCGTTTTGGGCAGTTTCAAAAAGAACTCGAAGAATTAAGTAAATCGGCGGTAAGTTCTTTTTCCAGCTGGTTTAGTAATGCCGCTAATCATACATTTACATCGGTAGGCGGTGTGATTAGTTCTGTTACAAAAATTGTCGTTGGTCTGATTACCATGCCATTTATTTTGTTTTATCTCTTAAAAGATGGTCATCGGTTGCCCAAGTACTTAGCTCATTTTTTACCGATTCGAAAAAGAACTGGGTTTATTCAGATTCTTGATGAAGTTAACGGCAAAGTGAGTGGTTATATCCGTGGACAATTGATTGTGGCTTTTTGCGTAGCAATTATGTTTTTTATTGGGTATTTAGTAATTGGCTTAAAATTTGCTTTAACTTTGGGGATTGCAGCGGGCGTTTTGAACTTAATTCCGTATCTTGGCTCATTCTTGGCCATGATTCCGTCTCTTGTATTGGCGGCGTTCATATCGCCTTGGATGCTTGTTAAGGTCCTGATAGTATTTGCGATTGAACAAACAATTGAAGGACGAATCCTTTCTCCATTAATTTTGGGAACCAATTTGGCTATTCATCCGGTCACAATTCTGATCGTTTTACTGGCATCTGGAAGGATGTTCGGCGTACTAGGAGTTATCTTTGGAATCCCGGTTTATGCAGTTTCTAAAGTCCTGTTAACGCATCTATTCCATTGGTACAAGCAGCAAAATGGTGGCTACGAAAAATCCGATTAG